A window of Hydrogenophilus thermoluteolus genomic DNA:
AGGTGACGAACGCAAACGGATAGGGGTGGTTCGCGTCCGCCGGGTGTCGCGTGCGTGCAACTTCGACGAATTCCGTTTTGGGCCAAGGCGGAAAGAACGCGTCGGCAGAGACTTCGGCGTCGACCTCGGTGAGCTCCAAGCGGTCCGCAAAGGGAAGTGCCGCGGCGTAGAGCTGCGCGCCGCCGATCACGAACACGGTGGGCGCCTTCGCCAATGCCGCCAATGCCGCCTCGAGCGTTGGAAAGCATAGCACCCCAGAGGGAAGCGTCGATTCCGGTTCTCTTTCGGTGGGCGCGGCGTCCGTTTGCGATCGCGCAAGCGTTCGACTCACCACCACATTGGTGCGCCCCGGCAGCGGCCTCCCAAGAGAGTGCCACGTGTTGCGCCCCATCACCACCGGCGCCCCCAGCGTGAGCTGCTTGAAGCGTTTGAGGTCGTCCGGCAGATGCCACGGAAGCGCATTGCGGTACCCCAGTTCCCCATTTCGCCCCATTGCGGCGATGATCACGATTTCGCTCATACCGCCACCGGCGCCGGAATATGGGGATGGGGGTCGTACCCCTCCAGGGTGAAGTGCTCGTAGCGAAAATCCTCGAGCCGTGTGACCGTCGGGTCGAGCCGCATCCGCGGCAACGGGCGTGGCGTGCGGGTGAGCTGCAGACGCGCTTGTTCGATGTGGTTGCGGTACAAGTGGCAATCGCCGCCCGTCCAGATGAACTCGTGCGCGGTGTAGCCGCAAACCTGCGCCACCATCATCGTCAGGAGTGCATAGGAGGCAATGTTGAACGGAACCCCCAAAAAGACGTCGGCGCTGCGCTGATAGAGTTGGCACGAAAGCCGCCCATTCGCGACGTAAAACTGAAAAAGTGCGTGACAGGGCGGAAGCGCCATCTTGTCGACATCGGCGGGGTTCCACGCCACGACCAGGTGGCGTCGCGAGTCTGGATTGTTCTTGAGCGATTCCACCACCTGCGCGATCTGGTCGATCACCCGCCCGTCTGGTGCCTCCCAGCGCCGCCACTGTTTGCCGTAGATCGGCCCCAAGTCACCATTTGCGTCGGCCCATTCGTCCCAGATCGTCACCTTGTTTTCATGAAGGTAGCGAATGTTGGTGTCGCCGCGCAAAAACCAGAGCAGCTCATGAATGATCGAGCGCACATGGAGCTTTTTCGTGGTGAGGAGCGGAAAGGTCTCCCCGCCGTTGAGTGGAAACCGCATCTGATAGCCGAAGACCGACAGCGTGCCGACGCCGGTGCGGTCGCGTTTTTCCACGCCGTAGGTGAGGATGTGGTCGAGAAGCGCCAGATAGGTCTGCATACAAAAACTCGCCGGTTTTTTGATCCAGGTCAAAGAAGCCCGTGAATAACTATGGTAATGTGAAAAATACCACACGTGCCATGGGGTGGCGTATGCGCAATCTAGAACTATACCGCGATTCGAACCACCTGTGCGTGCTTTTGCACGAAACCGAAGGGAATGAAGAGGAAGGCATTCACTCGAATCAGTATCTCATTTTGCACCGGGAGGAGGGGGTATTGCTCGACCCCGGCGGTTTCGGCGTGATGCCCGACGTGCTCGAAGCGATGCTCGACTACTGCACGCCGGAGCAGATCAAGGCGATCATCCTTTCGCACCAGGACCCGGACATCGTCGGCGGGTTAGCTTCCTGGCTCGAGATCACACAAGCTCAGGTGTGGATTTCGCGTTTGTGGACCCGCTTCATTCCCCATTATGGTCTCCCACCCAAGGCGGTCGAGCGCCTTATCGCGATTCCCGACGAAGGGGCACGCTTCACCTGGAACGACGGTACGGAACTGGAGCTCCTGCCGGCTCATTTCCTCCATTCCGAAGGCAATTTCCACGTCTATGACCCCACCAGCCAGATCCTCTTTTCAGGCGACCTCGGTGCAGCGGAGATGAGCAGTGCGGCACTCAGCCCATTTGTCGATGACTTCCCCGCTCACGTTTGCCAAATTGCCGGATTTCACCGTCGCTACATGGTGAGTCACCGTGCGGTTGCCGTATGGCGCGCGACCCTGGGGGATCGACCGCTCTCGATGATCGCCCCGCAGCACGGAGCGATCTACCGTGGTCGTGCGATCACTGATTTCCTTGCCTGGATCGACGAACTGCCTTGCGGCGTCGATTGCCTACAGCCAGGCGGGAGATTCCTTCCGTGAACCGTTTCGTCCCCAGTAATCTGGTCGTTTTGCGCCGTGACGTGCTTCGCGCCGCGAGCGCGCTCCTGGAAGAGCAGGTTCGGGCTAGCCAGGCCTTCTCGGCAATCGCCAAGACGCTTCACCGCGTTCACGGAGAACTGGCCAATTCGCTTGCGGAATTGGCTGGGAGAGCCGATGCGGACCTTACCGTTCGGCAATTGGCCAGACGGTGCCAAACGCTGAGAACGACTCTTGCGCTCGTCGAGCAACACTATCAGGCCGATGTCGTCCGGCAGCGCGATGCGTTGCGCGCCCTTCTTGCGGCGTTCAACGAAAGCAGCAAAGTGCTGGCGCAGACGTTGGTAGAAAAGGATCTTCTCGATCGCCACCGGATGGTGCTCGAGCGGGTTGTCCTCTCCTACGAACGGGTGATCAACTGGCTGCCCTTCATCGAAGAGGTGCTCAAGGAGTTTCACGCGATTTTTCCGTTCGACCTCTTTTTCGTCGCGTTTGCGGAAAAGCATGGGTTGACCGCGCACCTCTTCTACCCAGGGCGACCCACAGCGGCACAGCGATCCGATCTGGAACCACAACTCGTGCGCGAACTCCTTGCGCGTTTGAACCAACCGTTTGATGCCGCTGTCGACCTGGCGGTCCATTACCTGGATTGGACGCCGTGGTTTGGGATCGCGACAGCGCAATGCTATCAATTGCTCACCGAGAAGGTGCCCGATCATCGCTCAGGACTGGCCGGTATTCTTGGTGTTGGCTTTGGCACCGCGCAACCGCTCAGCGCGCAAGAGCAAACCGTGATCCGCTCGCTCTTGGCAATCCTGGTGATCGTCGTCGGGTCTAGCCGGGCGCTTTCAGACACGCTGCGCGAGCTTGAGTATTTTTCGATGCACGATCCGCTCACCCACCTCTA
This region includes:
- a CDS encoding dihydrofolate reductase yields the protein MSEIVIIAAMGRNGELGYRNALPWHLPDDLKRFKQLTLGAPVVMGRNTWHSLGRPLPGRTNVVVSRTLARSQTDAAPTEREPESTLPSGVLCFPTLEAALAALAKAPTVFVIGGAQLYAAALPFADRLELTEVDAEVSADAFFPPWPKTEFVEVARTRHPADANHPYPFAFVTYRRVQSRTQST
- a CDS encoding thymidylate synthase, which translates into the protein MQTYLALLDHILTYGVEKRDRTGVGTLSVFGYQMRFPLNGGETFPLLTTKKLHVRSIIHELLWFLRGDTNIRYLHENKVTIWDEWADANGDLGPIYGKQWRRWEAPDGRVIDQIAQVVESLKNNPDSRRHLVVAWNPADVDKMALPPCHALFQFYVANGRLSCQLYQRSADVFLGVPFNIASYALLTMMVAQVCGYTAHEFIWTGGDCHLYRNHIEQARLQLTRTPRPLPRMRLDPTVTRLEDFRYEHFTLEGYDPHPHIPAPVAV
- a CDS encoding oxygen-binding di-iron domain-containing protein — translated: MRNLELYRDSNHLCVLLHETEGNEEEGIHSNQYLILHREEGVLLDPGGFGVMPDVLEAMLDYCTPEQIKAIILSHQDPDIVGGLASWLEITQAQVWISRLWTRFIPHYGLPPKAVERLIAIPDEGARFTWNDGTELELLPAHFLHSEGNFHVYDPTSQILFSGDLGAAEMSSAALSPFVDDFPAHVCQIAGFHRRYMVSHRAVAVWRATLGDRPLSMIAPQHGAIYRGRAITDFLAWIDELPCGVDCLQPGGRFLP